A region of Toxorhynchites rutilus septentrionalis strain SRP chromosome 1, ASM2978413v1, whole genome shotgun sequence DNA encodes the following proteins:
- the LOC129761226 gene encoding tigger transposable element-derived protein 6-like, whose translation MDQGIINAFKVIYKSNFLRRVLLETDSDCPVTEVIKSFSLYDAIQLATDAWATITPETIANCWRNLLSVSQDQNYNSFNDFTISSPTSDPRVLLSKVVQLVDPNYVLTEEEVQEWLSNSDNIDVAQIYTDEQLTQYIASGGDFFEADHEEQDCDANERAEGDLSTSG comes from the exons ATGGATCAAGGCATCATCAATGCTTTTAAGG ttatcTACAAATCGAATTTTCTGCGCCGTGTTCTGTTGGAAACTGACAGCGATTGTCCAGTCACAGAAGTTATCAAATCATTTAGCCTTTATGACGCTATTCAACTAGCGACTGATGCGTGGGCCACTATAACTCCAGAAACGATTGCTAACTGTTGGCGCAATCTCTTAAGTGTCAGTCAAGATCAAAACTATAACTCGTTCAACGATTTCACAATTTCATCACCAACAAGTGACCCCCGCGTGTTGCTTTCTAAAGTAGTGCAACTCGTTGATCCAAACTACGTACTGACCGAAGAAGAAGTTCAAGAATGGCTAAGCAACTCAGACAACATAGATGTAGCGCAAATATATACCGACGAGCAATTGACCCAGTATATTGCCTCTGGTGGTGACTTTTTCGAGGCCGACCATGAAGAGCAAGATTGCGATGCTAACGAAAGAGCTGAGGGTGATCTTAGTACTTCGGGTTAA